The following are from one region of the Cystobacter ferrugineus genome:
- a CDS encoding MarR family winged helix-turn-helix transcriptional regulator, which translates to MPITFDQYVLLAALSDTEAPTQSDLADLLGRDKSAVLRQIDHLEEEGLVTRVADPDDRRKKTLVLTRSGSQVHAKARALVESIMGEALHGISSQDIQTLTRVLTRIQEALQQPVK; encoded by the coding sequence TTGCCCATCACATTCGACCAGTATGTGCTCCTGGCTGCGCTGTCCGACACCGAAGCCCCCACCCAGTCAGATCTGGCGGACCTCCTGGGTCGGGACAAATCCGCGGTCCTGCGGCAGATCGATCACCTGGAGGAGGAAGGCCTGGTGACACGAGTGGCCGACCCCGATGACCGGCGCAAGAAGACGCTCGTCCTCACACGCTCGGGCAGCCAGGTCCACGCCAAGGCCCGGGCACTCGTCGAGTCCATCATGGGCGAGGCCCTCCACGGCATCTCCTCCCAGGACATACAGACCCTCACGCGCGTCCTGACGCGGATACAAGAGGCACTCCAACAGCCGGTGAAGTGA
- a CDS encoding FAD-dependent oxidoreductase: MSPRAEEPRQQDRSPRSGPPLHVAIIGAGIGGLALAQGLEQAGVSVAVYERDVSPDFRRQGYRVTLHPPGARQLRRCLSPAHWERILAASQKWKAPRAVNERLETLLSVPTAKMREPSRSINRLTLRRILLDGLEDVVHFGKAFERYEETPGGTVIVHFKDGTSAPCDVMIGADGNQSRVRRQLLPQHAELSDTGYRDLAGKMILTPETRREIESLGLESLMIVSETAGHTMVLIRQEFHHPAAGEASALPAEDTEDYVYWGLIAPAGHFASATNLERPDAAALKQRALEMTRDWHPVFRRLLELTDPANINLLSLRTSVPHGHWGTRRVTLLGDAIHSMVPMRGQGANTAIRDAALLTERLTAAHRDGTSVTEALHAYEVEMLEYGFDAVRASLSTLHQSMAGTRFTRSLFHGALKAVNRTVLVVARFIPDPRVQGE, translated from the coding sequence ATGAGCCCTCGAGCAGAAGAGCCCCGCCAGCAGGACCGTTCCCCCCGTTCAGGCCCCCCATTGCACGTGGCCATCATCGGCGCGGGGATTGGAGGGCTCGCGCTCGCCCAGGGGCTCGAGCAGGCGGGAGTGAGCGTCGCGGTCTACGAGCGGGACGTGTCTCCGGACTTCCGCCGGCAGGGCTACCGGGTCACGCTCCATCCACCGGGAGCCCGACAGCTCCGGCGGTGCCTGTCCCCGGCGCATTGGGAGCGCATCCTCGCCGCCAGCCAGAAGTGGAAGGCCCCCCGGGCCGTGAACGAGCGCCTGGAGACGCTCCTGTCGGTGCCCACCGCGAAGATGCGCGAGCCGAGCCGCTCCATCAACCGGCTCACCCTGCGCCGCATCCTGCTGGACGGGCTGGAGGACGTGGTGCACTTCGGCAAGGCGTTCGAGCGCTACGAGGAGACGCCCGGGGGCACGGTCATCGTCCACTTCAAGGACGGCACCTCCGCCCCGTGCGACGTGATGATCGGCGCGGATGGCAACCAGTCGCGCGTGCGGCGTCAGCTCCTGCCCCAGCACGCGGAACTGTCCGACACGGGCTACCGGGATCTCGCCGGCAAGATGATCCTCACCCCGGAGACGCGGCGGGAGATCGAGTCCCTGGGGCTCGAGTCCCTGATGATCGTCTCCGAGACGGCGGGCCACACGATGGTGCTCATCCGGCAGGAGTTCCATCACCCCGCCGCGGGCGAGGCGTCGGCGCTGCCCGCGGAGGACACCGAGGACTACGTGTACTGGGGATTGATCGCCCCGGCCGGGCACTTCGCGAGCGCCACGAACCTGGAGCGGCCGGACGCGGCGGCGCTCAAGCAACGCGCGCTCGAGATGACGCGCGACTGGCACCCCGTGTTCCGCCGGCTGCTCGAGCTCACGGACCCCGCGAACATCAACCTGTTGTCGCTGCGCACGTCCGTTCCCCACGGGCACTGGGGCACCCGCCGCGTCACCCTGCTCGGCGATGCCATCCACAGCATGGTGCCCATGCGCGGCCAGGGCGCCAACACCGCCATCCGCGACGCAGCCCTGCTCACCGAGCGGCTCACCGCGGCCCACCGGGACGGCACGTCCGTGACCGAGGCCCTGCACGCCTACGAAGTCGAGATGCTCGAGTATGGCTTCGACGCGGTCCGCGCCTCCCTGTCGACCCTGCACCAGAGCATGGCGGGCACCCGTTTCACCCGGAGTCTCTTCCATGGCGCCCTGAAGGCCGTCAACCGGACTGTCCTCGTGGTGGCGCGCTTCATTCCGGACCCCCGCGTCCAGGGGGAGTAG
- a CDS encoding serine/threonine-protein kinase — protein sequence MLSSNRSGRVTPLGSKLLAEHFRTDAAARETSVARFNTAVCLVFLLSALGLGNLLGWPRALCVVVMCAGYSGYYALLYRVLRRGWFHPAICWFNVCLENTAVGALFVFDIVFADAEQALSNPSAVLWSAIIVLAALRSNLKLALFAGGLVAAEMLLLYYFVALPRMSEPIPLMFTPALMGQRAAYYFITGWMAALVASHLMRKAEEALRAIRAKDLLGKYFLHERLGVGGMAEVFRATYSPEGGFEKVVAIKRILPAYAEDKDFVTLFRREAELVSLLNHPNIVQVLDVGRFEDTYFMAMEYVEGVSLRELLKLCGPLPPAAVALIGAEMGQALDYVHRRTASDGTPLNLVHRDVNPPNILLSRIGEVKLGDFGVARAAIHVRLTRADRVRGKLGYLAPEQARGESFDGRADLFALGLSLHEALTGRRVFAGEDASDTMRSDPPIFLLPPSSFRPDIPPQLDAAIMGLLEWKVARRTSRGLRLREQLCELTGPFAPYPQGQEALARLVQEAMARKRELLPVEPSERGTEREGTLFARSEESTAVLPGNGPGGVLPTGRRTGDG from the coding sequence ATGCTCTCCTCCAACCGCTCAGGACGCGTCACGCCCCTCGGCAGCAAGCTGCTGGCCGAGCACTTCCGGACGGATGCCGCCGCCCGGGAAACCTCCGTGGCGCGCTTCAACACCGCGGTGTGCCTGGTCTTCCTGCTCTCGGCGCTCGGGCTCGGAAATCTGCTCGGCTGGCCACGGGCCCTGTGCGTCGTGGTCATGTGCGCGGGCTACTCCGGCTACTACGCGCTGCTCTACCGGGTGCTGCGGCGAGGCTGGTTCCATCCGGCCATCTGCTGGTTCAACGTCTGCCTGGAGAACACCGCCGTCGGCGCCCTCTTCGTCTTCGACATCGTCTTCGCGGACGCCGAGCAGGCCCTGTCCAACCCGTCGGCGGTGCTGTGGAGCGCCATCATCGTGCTCGCGGCGTTGCGCTCCAACCTCAAGCTGGCGCTCTTCGCGGGCGGGCTGGTGGCCGCGGAGATGCTGCTGCTCTACTACTTCGTCGCCCTGCCCCGGATGAGCGAGCCCATTCCGCTGATGTTCACGCCCGCGCTCATGGGGCAGCGCGCCGCCTACTACTTCATCACCGGGTGGATGGCGGCGCTCGTGGCCAGCCACCTCATGCGCAAGGCCGAGGAGGCCCTGCGCGCCATCCGCGCGAAGGACTTGCTGGGCAAGTACTTCCTGCACGAGCGCCTGGGCGTGGGCGGCATGGCGGAGGTGTTCCGCGCCACCTACAGCCCCGAGGGCGGCTTCGAGAAGGTGGTGGCCATCAAGCGCATCCTCCCGGCCTATGCCGAGGACAAGGACTTCGTGACGCTGTTCCGGCGCGAGGCGGAGCTGGTGTCGCTGCTCAACCACCCCAACATCGTCCAGGTGCTCGACGTGGGCCGCTTCGAGGACACCTACTTCATGGCCATGGAGTACGTCGAGGGGGTGTCCCTGCGCGAGCTGCTCAAGCTGTGCGGCCCCCTGCCGCCCGCCGCGGTGGCCCTCATCGGGGCGGAGATGGGCCAGGCGCTCGACTACGTCCACCGGCGCACCGCGAGCGATGGCACCCCGCTCAACCTCGTGCACCGGGACGTGAATCCGCCCAACATCCTGCTGTCGCGCATCGGCGAGGTGAAGCTGGGGGACTTCGGCGTGGCCCGCGCGGCCATCCACGTGCGCCTCACCCGGGCGGATCGCGTCCGCGGCAAGCTGGGCTACCTGGCCCCGGAGCAGGCCCGGGGTGAGTCCTTCGATGGGCGCGCGGATCTCTTCGCGCTCGGCTTGTCGCTGCACGAGGCCCTCACGGGCCGGCGCGTCTTCGCGGGGGAGGATGCCTCCGACACGATGCGCAGCGATCCGCCCATCTTCCTCCTGCCGCCCTCGAGCTTCCGCCCGGACATCCCTCCCCAGTTGGATGCCGCCATCATGGGGCTGCTCGAGTGGAAGGTGGCGCGGCGCACGTCCCGGGGGCTGAGGTTGCGCGAGCAGTTGTGTGAGCTGACCGGGCCCTTCGCCCCCTATCCCCAAGGACAGGAAGCGCTGGCCCGGCTGGTCCAGGAGGCGATGGCGCGCAAGCGCGAGCTGCTTCCGGTGGAGCCCTCGGAACGGGGCACCGAGAGGGAGGGGACCCTCTTCGCGAGGAGCGAGGAATCCACGGCGGTGCTGCCGGGAAACGGGCCGGGAGGGGTACTCCCCACCGGGAGGCGCACCGGCGACGGTTGA
- a CDS encoding cytochrome P450 translates to MSLEATKQNSPTVVFNPQAPGYDANPYPMLDELRTKAPLVYWEQGRGWLVSRYEDAIAVLRDAKRFTPNRDMWEFASVLGNAAMIPELAELSRTGLFALSGADHARVRKLVSPALTPRAIERLRPEVQALIDEVLDEAAVKGTINVVSDIADRIPARVIGSMLKIPKGRETLFQSFTEASIKNFLPGLLRQEEVEALRTDIREGIALVRETIEDRRKNPLPDDILTTLIQTEEQGDRLSTNELLSLVAALIVGGFETTVHLIGFTTYNVLQRPELRAQLKAEPDLLKNVIEEVLRFDNFGKVGVARYALEDVELSGQTIKKGQMVLILLNSALRDETVFSKADTFDVRRNTNASIAFGHGVHYCLGANLARLEVQLAVGTLLQRYPDMQLVSPPTFAPHPVIRRMEKLEVALRAQ, encoded by the coding sequence ATGTCGCTCGAGGCAACGAAGCAGAATTCCCCCACCGTGGTGTTCAACCCCCAGGCTCCCGGCTACGACGCCAACCCCTACCCCATGCTCGACGAGCTGCGCACGAAGGCGCCGCTCGTCTATTGGGAGCAGGGCCGTGGCTGGCTGGTGTCCCGGTACGAGGACGCCATCGCCGTGCTGCGCGACGCCAAGCGCTTCACCCCCAACAGGGACATGTGGGAGTTCGCCTCGGTGCTGGGCAACGCGGCGATGATCCCCGAACTGGCGGAGCTGAGCAGGACGGGGCTGTTCGCGCTCTCTGGCGCGGACCATGCCCGGGTGCGCAAGCTCGTCAGTCCGGCGCTCACCCCGCGCGCCATCGAGCGGCTGCGCCCGGAGGTGCAGGCGCTCATCGACGAGGTGCTCGACGAGGCGGCGGTCAAGGGGACCATCAACGTGGTCAGCGACATCGCCGACCGCATCCCCGCCCGGGTGATCGGCTCCATGCTGAAGATTCCCAAGGGGCGCGAGACGTTGTTCCAGAGCTTCACGGAGGCGTCGATCAAGAACTTCCTGCCCGGCCTGCTGCGCCAGGAGGAGGTCGAGGCGCTGCGCACCGACATCCGCGAGGGCATCGCCCTGGTGCGTGAGACCATCGAGGACCGGCGCAAGAATCCCCTGCCGGACGATATCCTCACCACGCTCATCCAGACGGAGGAGCAGGGGGACCGGTTGAGCACCAACGAGCTGCTGTCGCTGGTGGCCGCGCTCATCGTGGGCGGCTTCGAGACGACGGTGCACCTGATCGGCTTCACGACGTACAACGTGCTGCAGCGGCCCGAGCTGCGCGCCCAGCTCAAGGCCGAGCCCGACCTGCTCAAGAACGTCATCGAGGAGGTGCTGCGCTTCGACAACTTCGGGAAGGTCGGCGTCGCGCGCTACGCGCTCGAGGACGTGGAGCTGAGCGGGCAGACCATCAAGAAGGGTCAGATGGTGCTCATCCTGCTCAACAGCGCGCTGCGCGACGAGACGGTCTTCTCCAAGGCCGATACCTTCGACGTGCGCCGCAACACGAACGCGAGCATCGCCTTCGGCCACGGCGTGCACTACTGCCTCGGCGCGAACCTGGCGCGGTTGGAGGTGCAGCTCGCCGTGGGCACGCTCCTGCAGCGCTACCCGGACATGCAGCTCGTGAGCCCGCCCACGTTCGCTCCCCATCCGGTCATCCGCAGGATGGAGAAGCTCGAGGTCGCGCTGCGCGCGCAGTAA
- a CDS encoding ferredoxin, whose protein sequence is MSSSGAHEEMSMKIVVDWDRCEANGVCVRAAPTSFSLDEKDQLHVLAETVTPERRAQVEQAVRECPKQALSLSED, encoded by the coding sequence ATGTCCTCTTCTGGGGCGCACGAGGAGATGAGCATGAAGATCGTGGTGGATTGGGATCGCTGTGAGGCCAACGGGGTGTGCGTGCGCGCGGCGCCGACGTCCTTCTCATTGGATGAGAAGGACCAACTGCACGTGCTCGCGGAGACGGTGACTCCCGAGCGGCGCGCCCAGGTGGAGCAGGCCGTGCGCGAGTGCCCGAAGCAGGCGCTGTCGCTGAGCGAGGACTGA
- a CDS encoding PilZ domain-containing protein: MDFSAWLANFRDLHERARRKLLTSEEYTRYLEDREQLARTLLKAQGQTAVKGMSARRTFRVPKGLPVDVCFREASLRSRTLDLSSGGFSCTLTQPPDEGGQGGFVLWLPGENEAPVVGRARIVARAPGEKDPRRVSFSFEDVSEEDRERLEMMIFDLALGYIRA, encoded by the coding sequence ATGGACTTTTCCGCCTGGCTGGCGAACTTCCGCGACCTGCACGAGCGCGCGCGCCGCAAGCTCCTCACGAGCGAGGAGTACACGCGCTACCTGGAAGACCGGGAGCAACTGGCGCGCACGCTCCTCAAGGCGCAGGGACAGACGGCGGTGAAGGGGATGAGCGCCCGGCGCACCTTCCGGGTCCCCAAGGGCCTGCCCGTGGACGTGTGCTTCCGCGAGGCGTCCCTGCGCAGCCGCACCCTGGATCTGTCCTCGGGGGGGTTCTCCTGCACGCTCACCCAGCCTCCGGACGAGGGAGGCCAGGGGGGATTCGTGCTGTGGCTGCCGGGCGAGAACGAGGCGCCCGTGGTGGGCCGCGCGCGGATCGTCGCCCGGGCGCCCGGCGAGAAGGATCCCCGGCGCGTCTCCTTCTCCTTCGAGGACGTGAGCGAGGAGGATCGCGAGCGGCTGGAGATGATGATCTTCGATCTGGCGCTCGGCTACATCCGCGCCTGA
- a CDS encoding tetratricopeptide repeat protein, with the protein MTQSDLQQRGYEQLRAGNYEEAKRLFREHEERAGTAAGTRTQLRQAEARLAAGDLKDAAERYEQVLERNPCLPDVYLGLARISLLTGQLDSARVHATAAMRLGPNLGLAWALLGLVHEAQGDEEMALDHLREAVALSPSVFLCQYNYGRVLAASGRPAEALAPLLQATELEPRNPDGFSALGIAYKQAGQYANALRALERATSLAPRSLDAWATLADVRFAAGEYKPAREVLDQALAACGDHPALLEKALAAAMMLSDPPGAIAYVERELRLVPDHAQGWLNLAHLALQAKDFEKSESAARELLRRDPKNWQAWFHLGNLFDAVPLEQDAEQAYREAIALAPTQWKPLANLAGLLLQMKARDKNAEALPLLEKALTLVPPGEWLVHYNLALAHTKLGHPERALELARRIQREAPPADPMVAQARKLESNLQEAAARRN; encoded by the coding sequence ATGACCCAGAGCGATCTCCAGCAACGTGGGTATGAGCAACTGAGGGCGGGCAACTACGAGGAGGCGAAGCGGCTGTTCCGCGAGCACGAGGAGCGCGCGGGCACCGCCGCCGGGACGAGGACCCAGTTGCGGCAGGCGGAGGCGCGCCTCGCCGCGGGAGACTTGAAGGACGCGGCCGAGCGCTACGAACAGGTGCTCGAGCGCAATCCGTGCCTTCCCGATGTCTACCTGGGCCTCGCGCGCATCAGCCTGCTCACGGGGCAGCTCGACAGCGCGCGCGTCCACGCCACCGCGGCCATGCGCCTGGGGCCGAACCTGGGCCTCGCCTGGGCGCTCCTGGGGCTGGTGCACGAGGCGCAGGGCGACGAGGAGATGGCGCTGGACCATCTGCGCGAGGCCGTGGCCCTGTCGCCCTCCGTCTTCCTGTGCCAGTACAACTACGGGCGGGTGCTCGCCGCGTCGGGCCGCCCCGCCGAGGCGCTCGCGCCGCTCCTCCAGGCCACCGAGCTCGAGCCGCGCAACCCCGACGGTTTCTCCGCGCTGGGCATCGCCTACAAGCAGGCGGGCCAGTACGCGAACGCGCTCCGGGCGCTCGAGCGGGCCACCTCACTGGCCCCGCGCTCGCTGGATGCCTGGGCCACGCTCGCCGACGTGCGCTTCGCGGCCGGGGAGTACAAGCCGGCGCGTGAGGTGCTGGATCAGGCACTCGCGGCCTGTGGCGACCATCCGGCGCTGCTGGAGAAGGCGCTCGCGGCGGCGATGATGCTCTCGGACCCCCCGGGCGCCATCGCCTACGTGGAGCGCGAGTTGCGGCTCGTGCCGGATCACGCGCAGGGCTGGCTCAACCTGGCCCACCTGGCGCTCCAGGCGAAGGACTTCGAGAAGAGCGAGTCCGCGGCGCGCGAGCTGCTGCGGCGCGATCCGAAGAACTGGCAGGCGTGGTTCCACCTGGGCAACCTCTTCGACGCGGTGCCGCTCGAGCAGGACGCCGAGCAGGCCTATCGCGAGGCCATCGCGCTCGCTCCGACTCAATGGAAGCCCCTGGCCAACCTCGCGGGGTTGCTCCTGCAGATGAAGGCGCGAGACAAGAACGCCGAGGCCCTCCCGCTGCTGGAGAAGGCGCTCACGCTGGTGCCGCCGGGGGAGTGGCTCGTGCACTACAACCTGGCGCTCGCCCACACGAAGCTCGGCCACCCGGAGCGCGCGCTCGAGCTGGCGCGCCGCATCCAACGCGAGGCCCCTCCGGCGGACCCCATGGTCGCGCAGGCCCGGAAGCTGGAGTCCAACCTCCAGGAAGCGGCGGCGCGCCGGAACTGA
- a CDS encoding LOG family protein yields MVEIESIVAFEQHLAAGKSLVNVILQGLDLTDQRRVLLNADLTGTVFLGCLLDKETLAAVGARGAMIFPPFSGLPYFPYRPQLYTPEELYAGFDPARPESYADTPDARIYAHWNSRGGAHPASMLEALAQRLHDQAISDALEEALVHEGKPRRVVAIMGGHGMLRGQPDYRSVAELARELARQGFFLVSGGGPGAMEATHLGAWFSGRSDAELDAALEVLARAPAYTHREWLSRAFEVCATWPLRDEDRLQADSLGIPTWLYGHEPPNPFATRVAKYFANSVREEGLLTIARWGVVYSPGSAGTVQEIFQDACQNHYNTVGVISPMIFLGREFWTRTRPVYPLLAQLAEGHEYARHLLLTDSQEEIVRALLDFARQLETRTPRG; encoded by the coding sequence TTGGTCGAGATCGAGAGCATCGTGGCATTCGAGCAGCACCTGGCGGCTGGCAAGAGCCTCGTCAACGTCATCCTCCAGGGGCTGGATCTGACGGACCAGCGCCGCGTGCTGTTGAACGCGGACCTGACCGGCACCGTCTTCCTGGGTTGTCTGCTCGACAAGGAGACCCTGGCGGCGGTGGGCGCGCGGGGCGCCATGATCTTCCCGCCCTTCTCGGGGCTGCCCTATTTCCCCTACCGGCCACAGCTCTACACCCCGGAGGAGCTGTACGCGGGGTTCGATCCGGCTCGCCCGGAGAGCTACGCGGACACGCCGGATGCGCGCATCTACGCCCACTGGAACTCGAGGGGGGGCGCCCATCCCGCGTCGATGCTGGAGGCGCTGGCGCAGCGGCTCCATGATCAGGCCATCTCCGATGCGCTGGAGGAGGCGCTCGTCCACGAGGGCAAGCCCCGCCGGGTGGTGGCCATCATGGGCGGACACGGCATGCTCCGGGGACAGCCCGACTACCGCTCGGTGGCGGAGCTGGCGCGCGAGCTGGCGCGCCAGGGCTTCTTCCTGGTGAGCGGCGGCGGTCCGGGCGCCATGGAAGCCACGCACCTGGGCGCGTGGTTCTCCGGACGGAGCGATGCGGAGTTGGACGCCGCGCTCGAGGTGCTCGCCCGCGCGCCGGCCTACACCCACCGCGAGTGGCTCTCCCGGGCCTTCGAGGTGTGCGCCACCTGGCCGCTCCGGGACGAGGATCGCCTCCAGGCCGACAGCCTGGGCATTCCCACCTGGCTCTACGGCCATGAGCCCCCCAATCCCTTCGCCACGCGCGTGGCCAAGTACTTCGCCAACAGCGTGCGGGAAGAGGGGCTGCTCACCATCGCGCGCTGGGGCGTCGTCTACTCGCCCGGCAGCGCGGGTACCGTCCAGGAGATCTTCCAGGACGCCTGTCAGAACCACTACAACACCGTGGGCGTCATCAGCCCGATGATCTTCCTGGGCCGTGAGTTCTGGACGCGCACCCGGCCCGTCTACCCCCTGCTGGCGCAGCTCGCCGAGGGCCATGAGTACGCGCGCCACCTGCTGCTCACCGACTCCCAGGAGGAAATCGTCCGGGCGCTCCTGGACTTCGCGCGGCAGCTCGAGACTCGCACCCCGCGGGGTTGA
- a CDS encoding YkgJ family cysteine cluster protein, translating into MSSSDLCRRCGLCCDGNLFSHVPLEHSEVDAARRHGLEVVQLAGGAPALRQCCPALRARQCSVYGARPEGCRRYGCRLLDALSRQTLSLEEALAVVERAHALLAVVERGLEPEPDRFVSVLERARFASWGGADGSSSSTNAARERAEAFLDEHFHGGPRRFEFLAGG; encoded by the coding sequence ATGTCCTCGTCCGACCTGTGCCGTCGCTGTGGCTTGTGCTGCGACGGCAACCTCTTCAGCCACGTCCCCCTCGAGCACTCCGAGGTCGACGCGGCCCGGCGCCACGGGCTCGAGGTGGTCCAGCTCGCGGGGGGTGCACCCGCCCTTCGCCAATGCTGTCCGGCCCTCCGCGCGCGCCAGTGCTCCGTCTACGGGGCCCGCCCGGAAGGGTGCCGCCGCTATGGCTGCCGGTTGCTCGACGCGCTGAGCCGCCAGACGCTCTCCCTCGAGGAGGCGCTCGCGGTGGTGGAGCGGGCGCACGCCCTGCTCGCGGTGGTGGAGCGGGGGCTGGAGCCCGAGCCGGACCGGTTCGTGTCGGTGCTGGAGCGCGCGCGCTTCGCCTCCTGGGGGGGCGCGGACGGCTCCTCGTCCAGTACGAACGCCGCGCGGGAGCGGGCCGAGGCCTTCCTGGATGAGCACTTCCACGGGGGTCCTCGGCGCTTCGAGTTCCTCGCCGGGGGGTGA